One window of Dehalobacterium formicoaceticum genomic DNA carries:
- the nuoK gene encoding NADH-quinone oxidoreductase subunit NuoK — translation MITLEHYLMLAAALFCIGLFGAIGKRNAVAVLMGIELMLNSVNINLIAFNRFLVPNQLVGHVFAIFVIVVAAAEVAVGLAIVLSIYRDRYSTDLDNLDWLKW, via the coding sequence ATGATTACCTTGGAACATTATTTGATGTTAGCGGCGGCACTTTTTTGTATTGGACTTTTTGGTGCCATTGGTAAACGAAATGCGGTGGCTGTTTTGATGGGCATTGAGCTGATGCTCAATTCAGTGAACATTAATCTCATTGCTTTTAACCGTTTTCTCGTGCCCAATCAGCTGGTAGGACATGTCTTTGCCATTTTTGTCATCGTCGTGGCAGCGGCAGAGGTTGCTGTAGGCTTAGCCATAGTCCTAAGCATTTATCGTGACCGTTACTCCACTGATTTGGATAATTTAGACTGGTTGAAGTGGTAA
- a CDS encoding NADH-quinone oxidoreductase subunit J: protein MTVAFGVLSGVIIIFALAMVLSKNLVHSAIYMVVTFLGVAGIYLTLSADFLAAVQVLVYVGAISILLVFGVMLTPRGDIKESNLYSKHKWGSILVSLGLFIILGRLIFTSFWPVSNGSVPESTVGPIAELMMNVYVIPFETAALLLLAALVGAIIVGKGARQNR, encoded by the coding sequence ATGACCGTTGCTTTCGGCGTGTTGTCCGGGGTGATCATTATTTTTGCTCTTGCTATGGTCCTATCCAAAAACCTGGTGCATAGCGCTATCTATATGGTGGTCACTTTTCTGGGTGTAGCGGGGATTTATCTGACTCTTTCTGCCGACTTTCTGGCGGCGGTTCAGGTTCTGGTTTACGTAGGAGCGATATCTATTCTCCTGGTTTTCGGGGTGATGTTGACTCCCCGGGGAGACATTAAGGAAAGTAATCTTTACAGCAAGCACAAATGGGGCAGTATTTTGGTTTCATTGGGACTCTTTATCATTTTAGGTCGTTTGATCTTTACCAGTTTTTGGCCTGTTTCCAATGGTTCTGTACCGGAAAGTACCGTAGGTCCCATTGCAGAGTTAATGATGAATGTTTATGTAATACCTTTTGAAACGGCAGCTTTGCTGCTTTTAGCCGCACTGGTGGGAGCCATTATTGTGGGGAAAGGAGCGAGACAAAACCGATGA
- a CDS encoding NuoI/complex I 23 kDa subunit family protein, with the protein MNGEGLLKGLGVTFKHYVAPKVTQEYPEVKPNLPPAVKSRFRIDPEKCISCGMCVRACPNEVITLTSEKDENNKKVLTEYIMNLQYCLFCGLCEEICPTDAIAADQNFELAAYTRDNTKNIMYRKYPAGTSAVTPKAPTEEDAEDKGGDAS; encoded by the coding sequence ATGAACGGTGAAGGTTTATTGAAAGGACTTGGCGTGACCTTTAAGCATTATGTGGCACCGAAGGTTACCCAGGAGTATCCGGAAGTGAAGCCTAATTTGCCTCCGGCAGTGAAGTCCCGTTTTCGCATTGATCCGGAAAAATGCATTTCCTGCGGCATGTGCGTTAGGGCTTGTCCAAATGAGGTGATCACCTTAACAAGTGAAAAGGATGAAAACAATAAAAAAGTCTTAACGGAATATATAATGAACCTGCAATATTGCCTCTTTTGCGGTCTTTGTGAGGAAATTTGCCCGACAGATGCTATTGCAGCTGATCAGAATTTTGAGCTGGCCGCTTATACCCGGGATAATACCAAGAACATTATGTATCGTAAATACCCGGCAGGGACGAGCGCGGTAACTCCTAAAGCCCCCACGGAAGAGGATGCAGAGGATAAAGGAGGGGATGCTTCATGA
- the nuoH gene encoding NADH-quinone oxidoreductase subunit NuoH: MNNLFLNIAGALSEWLAGFLSAFWVGMVMILVKFVAIVVFVLLNVMFLVYMERKVAGFFQERVGPNRVGPKGIFQIVLDVLKILGKEDIVPAGVDKMVYKAAAYAMFVPSLLVFVVIPFGQGMNALDFNIGIFYILAVSSVTTMVLLMAGWGSGSKYPLLGGMRAVAQMISYEIPYVFSFLGVVMITGSLQMSAIVEAQQGVWNIILQPIAFIIFMIAGNAEINRGPFDLPEGEQELVAGYHTEYSAGRFALFYLAEYANLLLMSAIGATVFLGGWQGPLLPGWLWFIIKTYVLIFVFMWARWTFPRIRIDHMMHFNWKVLLPISLANILVTGIGIKAYEMIRTMGWW, encoded by the coding sequence ATGAATAATTTATTTTTGAATATTGCCGGCGCATTAAGTGAATGGTTAGCAGGATTCCTATCCGCCTTTTGGGTGGGGATGGTGATGATCTTAGTCAAGTTTGTTGCCATTGTTGTATTTGTCCTGCTGAACGTCATGTTCCTGGTTTATATGGAACGTAAGGTAGCCGGTTTCTTTCAGGAACGTGTCGGCCCCAATCGGGTCGGCCCTAAGGGAATTTTTCAGATTGTGCTGGACGTATTAAAGATTCTGGGTAAGGAAGATATCGTGCCTGCCGGAGTCGATAAAATGGTATACAAAGCAGCAGCATATGCCATGTTTGTACCTTCTTTATTGGTCTTTGTCGTCATTCCTTTTGGTCAGGGAATGAATGCCTTAGATTTTAATATTGGTATATTTTATATTCTGGCTGTTTCTTCGGTAACCACGATGGTGCTTTTGATGGCCGGCTGGGGCTCGGGCAGTAAGTATCCTCTTTTAGGGGGGATGCGGGCCGTAGCCCAAATGATCAGTTACGAAATTCCCTATGTATTTTCCTTTTTGGGCGTAGTCATGATTACCGGTTCTCTGCAAATGTCCGCGATTGTGGAAGCTCAGCAAGGGGTTTGGAATATCATCTTGCAGCCGATTGCTTTTATCATTTTCATGATTGCCGGTAATGCGGAAATCAACCGGGGTCCCTTTGACCTGCCGGAAGGGGAGCAGGAACTGGTTGCCGGTTACCATACGGAATATTCAGCCGGTCGTTTTGCCCTCTTTTATTTGGCGGAGTATGCTAATCTGTTGCTTATGTCCGCCATTGGGGCAACTGTCTTTTTAGGCGGCTGGCAAGGGCCGTTGCTGCCCGGCTGGTTGTGGTTTATTATTAAAACCTATGTTTTAATTTTTGTCTTCATGTGGGCACGCTGGACTTTCCCCAGAATCAGAATTGACCATATGATGCACTTTAATTGGAAGGTGCTTCTTCCAATCTCCTTGGCAAATATTCTGGTTACGGGCATCGGCATAAAAGCTTATGAGATGATCCGTACCATGGGGTGGTGGTAA
- a CDS encoding NADH-quinone oxidoreductase subunit D, with product MVLANQEGNFRTQEFILNMGPQHPSTHGVYRAVLTMDGEYVVDAENVVGYLHRGMEKIAESRTYTQFIPYTDRMDYLAAMLNNWGYVLTLEEALNLEIPERAEYIRVIVGELQRIASHLVMVASFGLDMNAYTAWMYAFYDREKILDLFEMICGSRLTTSFMRVGGVPNDIPEGFLPKLEEFLQRMPKRIKEFDDVLTGNEIFLARTKNVAPISGEEALDYGLTGPNLRASGVNFDLRKVKPYSIYDRFEFDVALGENGDNFDRYNVRMEEIRQSLRIIRQAIDQLPEGDIMAKVPKVLKIPAGETYGHIEGAKGILGFYLVSDGGTKPYRMHLRSPSFINLGIFPKMARGTILQDAIASLASIDIVLGEVDR from the coding sequence ATGGTACTTGCCAATCAAGAAGGGAATTTTCGCACCCAGGAATTTATCTTAAATATGGGACCTCAACACCCCAGTACCCACGGTGTTTATCGGGCTGTTCTGACGATGGATGGGGAATATGTTGTGGATGCAGAGAATGTGGTAGGGTATCTGCACCGGGGTATGGAAAAGATCGCAGAAAGCAGAACCTATACTCAATTTATTCCTTATACCGATCGTATGGATTATCTGGCAGCGATGTTGAATAATTGGGGCTATGTTTTGACTTTAGAAGAAGCTCTGAACCTGGAAATTCCTGAACGTGCGGAATACATTCGCGTCATTGTAGGAGAATTACAGAGAATTGCCAGTCATTTAGTGATGGTAGCCAGCTTTGGCCTGGATATGAATGCATATACTGCCTGGATGTATGCTTTTTATGATCGGGAAAAAATCCTGGATCTTTTTGAGATGATCTGCGGTTCCCGATTGACTACGAGCTTCATGCGTGTGGGCGGGGTGCCCAATGATATTCCGGAAGGGTTTCTGCCTAAGCTGGAAGAGTTTTTACAGCGAATGCCCAAGAGAATTAAAGAATTTGATGATGTTCTGACAGGAAATGAGATCTTTTTAGCCCGTACCAAGAATGTTGCTCCCATCAGTGGTGAAGAAGCGTTGGATTATGGTCTTACCGGCCCCAATTTGCGTGCCTCCGGAGTGAACTTTGATTTGCGTAAAGTGAAGCCGTACAGCATTTATGACCGATTCGAGTTTGATGTAGCCCTGGGGGAAAATGGGGACAACTTCGACCGTTATAATGTGCGCATGGAAGAAATCCGACAGAGCTTAAGGATTATCCGTCAGGCGATTGATCAACTGCCCGAGGGCGATATAATGGCGAAAGTGCCCAAGGTATTGAAAATTCCTGCGGGAGAAACCTACGGTCATATTGAAGGAGCCAAAGGCATTCTCGGCTTTTATTTGGTAAGTGATGGAGGAACCAAGCCTTACCGCATGCATCTTCGTTCACCGTCTTTTATCAATTTAGGGATTTTTCCCAAGATGGCTCGAGGAACAATTCTCCAGGATGCTATTGCTTCCTTGGCTTCCATTGATATCGTTTTAGGTGAAGTCGATCGGTAA
- a CDS encoding NADH-quinone oxidoreductase subunit C gives MNNIKDVAEGLITKFGTKVGLSEDEKSLVVAAEDIIDVLQEIKENTDYTFLEDVTAVDYPECFTAVYHLLSLQDGQILRVKANLDKENPQIESAVSVWNSANVMERETYDLMGIIFTDHPDLKRVLCPDDFEGHPLRKDFKVEAAPRQ, from the coding sequence ATGAATAATATTAAAGACGTGGCGGAAGGTTTAATCACAAAGTTTGGCACAAAAGTTGGGCTGAGTGAAGACGAAAAATCTCTCGTTGTTGCTGCGGAAGATATCATTGATGTTTTACAGGAAATCAAGGAGAACACAGATTATACCTTTTTAGAAGATGTTACGGCTGTAGATTATCCCGAATGTTTCACGGCAGTCTATCATTTATTAAGTCTTCAGGATGGACAAATATTGAGAGTTAAGGCCAATCTGGATAAAGAAAACCCCCAAATAGAATCAGCCGTATCTGTTTGGAATTCAGCTAATGTTATGGAAAGAGAAACCTATGATCTCATGGGAATCATCTTTACGGATCATCCTGATTTAAAGCGTGTCCTTTGTCCCGATGATTTTGAAGGACACCCTTTAAGAAAAGATTTCAAAGTGGAAGCTGCCCCGCGGCAGTAG
- a CDS encoding NADH-quinone oxidoreductase subunit B, producing the protein MDVSTNIEQLPDNVILASVEKVLNYARGHSLWPVTFGLACCAIEMMGAGGGRYDLARFGYEVFRPSPRHADLMIVAGTVTNKMAPLLKRIFDQMPEPKYVIAMGSCAISGGPFVDSYNVVPGVDQLIPVDVYVPGCPPRPEALIYGMLTLKQRILNPKITELKPNE; encoded by the coding sequence ATGGATGTAAGCACAAACATTGAACAATTACCGGACAATGTGATCTTAGCCTCTGTGGAAAAGGTCCTGAATTATGCCCGCGGGCATTCTCTCTGGCCGGTAACCTTTGGTCTTGCCTGCTGCGCAATTGAAATGATGGGCGCCGGAGGCGGGCGTTATGATTTAGCCAGATTTGGCTATGAGGTTTTTCGTCCCTCTCCCCGTCATGCCGACCTCATGATTGTGGCCGGAACGGTGACAAACAAAATGGCACCTTTGCTAAAAAGGATTTTTGACCAAATGCCGGAACCTAAATATGTTATTGCCATGGGTAGCTGCGCGATCAGCGGCGGTCCTTTTGTGGACTCTTACAATGTGGTGCCCGGTGTGGATCAATTGATTCCTGTCGATGTCTATGTGCCCGGTTGTCCGCCACGACCGGAAGCGTTGATTTACGGCATGCTTACGTTGAAGCAAAGAATTCTTAATCCGAAAATTACGGAGTTGAAGCCAAATGAATAA
- a CDS encoding NADH-quinone oxidoreductase subunit A, translated as MLEQYGQLGIYLIASIIFPFIVVFVPIILRRKRPNPEKLTAFECGVDTQGPTWVQFKIHYFMYALVFVVFDVETIFLYPWAVKFQSLGLFGFIEMIIFIGILVIGLWYAWKEGALEWM; from the coding sequence ATGTTAGAGCAGTATGGTCAATTAGGCATATATCTTATTGCTTCGATTATCTTTCCTTTTATTGTTGTCTTTGTACCCATTATTTTGCGGCGCAAACGTCCAAACCCGGAGAAATTAACGGCTTTTGAGTGCGGGGTTGATACCCAGGGCCCCACCTGGGTACAGTTTAAAATCCATTATTTCATGTATGCTCTGGTTTTCGTAGTTTTTGATGTAGAAACAATTTTCCTTTATCCCTGGGCTGTTAAATTTCAATCCTTGGGATTATTTGGCTTCATTGAAATGATCATTTTCATCGGAATTTTAGTAATAGGCCTATGGTATGCCTGGAAGGAAGGAGCATTAGAATGGATGTAA
- a CDS encoding ribonuclease HII, which produces MMDLSAEKYSREIERIHLLNQYEESLHQRGIRYIAGVDEVGRGPLAGPVIAGAVILPRDCRILGLNDSKKVSEKKRKILEKEIKAKALSWAIGGVIPREIDRINIYQATKLAMKLAVQKLHLPPEHLIIDAMKLTEVDLPQTSIIKGDEKSASVAAASILAKCHRDRLMELYEKRFPGYGFQQHKGYPTQAHRTAILKLGLSSIHRVTFQVKEI; this is translated from the coding sequence ATGATGGATTTATCAGCAGAGAAATATTCCCGGGAGATAGAGCGGATTCATCTTCTCAATCAATATGAAGAATCTTTACATCAAAGAGGAATTCGATATATTGCCGGGGTAGATGAGGTGGGGCGAGGCCCTTTGGCAGGACCGGTTATTGCAGGAGCAGTGATCTTACCTCGGGATTGCAGGATCTTAGGACTAAACGATTCTAAAAAAGTCAGCGAGAAAAAAAGAAAAATCCTGGAAAAGGAAATTAAAGCCAAAGCCCTGTCGTGGGCCATTGGCGGGGTCATCCCCCGGGAGATTGATCGTATCAATATTTATCAGGCAACAAAACTTGCGATGAAGCTGGCGGTTCAGAAACTGCATCTTCCTCCGGAACACTTGATAATTGATGCCATGAAGCTGACGGAAGTAGATTTACCCCAGACCAGTATTATTAAAGGGGATGAGAAAAGCGCATCTGTCGCTGCCGCCAGTATCCTGGCCAAATGCCACCGGGACCGTTTAATGGAGCTTTATGAGAAGCGCTTTCCCGGTTATGGTTTTCAGCAACATAAGGGATATCCAACTCAGGCTCATAGAACAGCTATTCTTAAATTGGGACTATCATCGATCCACCGGGTCACTTTTCAGGTAAAAGAGATTTAA
- the ylqF gene encoding ribosome biogenesis GTPase YlqF: MEKSPPIQWYPGHMAKAKKQIQENLSLVDVVIEVVDARLPQSSRNPIIDTLLKNKKRVMVLNKKDLAQEESTKKWLSYFKKQGMGAVAIDSIAKQGIKELIVEVKMAAEPVLSALEKKGRRRRAVRAMIVGIPNVGKSTVINALVNQASTKTGNKPGVTKGTQWVRVVTDLELMDTPGLLWPKFEDPVTGFKLAATGAISDLVYSLDDVAYDLLVYIREHHPDALMKRYKLGEFPQDTWALMEEIGRKRGLLAAKGAVKMDQTAILLLQEFRVGKLGPFTLEEPGEFEEARSSL; encoded by the coding sequence ATGGAAAAGTCTCCACCTATTCAATGGTATCCCGGCCATATGGCCAAAGCAAAGAAGCAGATTCAGGAAAACCTGAGCTTAGTGGATGTGGTTATTGAAGTGGTGGATGCCCGGCTGCCCCAGAGCAGCAGGAATCCCATTATAGATACATTGTTAAAGAACAAAAAACGGGTCATGGTTTTAAATAAAAAGGATTTGGCTCAAGAAGAATCCACCAAAAAATGGTTGTCTTATTTTAAAAAACAGGGTATGGGTGCTGTGGCCATCGATAGCATCGCAAAACAAGGAATCAAGGAACTGATTGTCGAAGTAAAAATGGCGGCAGAACCGGTGCTGAGTGCTTTGGAAAAGAAAGGGCGCCGTCGGCGAGCAGTGCGGGCGATGATTGTCGGTATTCCTAATGTGGGAAAGTCCACTGTGATCAATGCCCTTGTGAACCAAGCATCCACCAAAACCGGCAATAAACCGGGTGTGACCAAGGGAACCCAATGGGTGCGCGTGGTAACTGATTTGGAATTAATGGATACCCCCGGCTTGCTATGGCCAAAATTCGAGGACCCCGTCACCGGCTTTAAATTGGCGGCAACGGGAGCGATCAGTGATTTGGTTTATTCCCTGGATGATGTCGCCTACGATTTATTGGTCTATATCCGGGAGCATCACCCGGACGCTTTAATGAAACGATATAAGCTTGGGGAGTTTCCTCAGGACACATGGGCCCTTATGGAAGAGATTGGGCGAAAGAGAGGCCTTCTTGCTGCGAAAGGTGCGGTAAAAATGGATCAAACGGCGATACTCCTTTTACAGGAATTTCGCGTGGGGAAATTAGGTCCCTTTACCCTGGAGGAGCCGGGAGAATTTGAAGAAGCGAGATCTTCCTTATGA
- the lepB gene encoding signal peptidase I produces the protein MEKLSSSFFQGLKGSRGEIVEALSLAVILAILMRLFLWEPYFIPSSSMEPVLQPGDRILVNKWIYRFRDPKRGDIIIFRYPMDERIQYIKRIIALPGEVIQGRNGEILINGQVLEESYISEAGTAFDFGPITMDEGAYFVLGDHRDNSRDSRVFGMVTRDKILGKASITYWPFNRVTSLP, from the coding sequence TTGGAGAAATTATCCTCTTCTTTTTTTCAGGGATTGAAAGGCAGCCGGGGGGAAATAGTGGAAGCCCTTTCTTTGGCTGTAATCTTGGCCATCCTGATGCGCTTGTTTTTGTGGGAGCCCTATTTTATTCCTTCTTCCTCAATGGAACCGGTACTACAGCCTGGAGATCGCATTTTGGTTAATAAATGGATTTATCGTTTTCGGGATCCGAAGCGAGGCGATATTATAATTTTTCGCTACCCGATGGATGAAAGAATTCAGTATATCAAAAGGATTATCGCTCTCCCGGGAGAAGTTATCCAAGGGAGAAATGGAGAAATACTGATTAATGGACAGGTTTTGGAGGAATCCTATATTTCTGAGGCGGGGACAGCTTTCGATTTTGGACCGATAACCATGGATGAAGGAGCATATTTTGTCTTAGGGGATCATCGGGATAACAGCCGGGACAGCCGGGTCTTTGGCATGGTAACCCGAGACAAAATCCTGGGAAAAGCATCAATCACATATTGGCCTTTCAATCGGGTCACCAGCCTGCCATAG
- the rplS gene encoding 50S ribosomal protein L19, producing the protein MDLLKMIEQEQIKTNIPPFRAGDTVRVHVKVVEGTRERIQIFEGVVIRRKGGGIRENFTVRRVTYGVGVERTFPLHSPKIEKIEVMRRGKVRRAKLYYLRERTGKAARIKDLR; encoded by the coding sequence ATGGATTTACTTAAAATGATCGAACAAGAGCAGATTAAAACCAATATCCCTCCCTTTAGAGCCGGTGATACTGTGCGGGTACACGTTAAGGTTGTGGAAGGAACCCGGGAAAGAATTCAGATTTTTGAAGGTGTTGTCATCAGACGCAAAGGCGGCGGAATCCGCGAGAACTTTACGGTGCGTCGGGTTACGTACGGGGTTGGTGTGGAAAGAACTTTCCCGCTTCATTCGCCCAAAATTGAAAAGATTGAAGTAATGCGGCGCGGTAAGGTACGCCGGGCAAAATTATACTACTTACGTGAACGTACCGGTAAAGCAGCCAGAATTAAGGATCTCCGATAG
- the msrB gene encoding peptide-methionine (R)-S-oxide reductase MsrB, with product MPDNPNLGVDFDPTALKDIWFAGGCFWGVEAYFARIYGVAETSVGYANGKTENPSYYDLSSSGHAETVHLRYDPERVSLKTLLHHFFLIIDPTTFNRQGPDVGTQYRTAIYYQKEEDRPVLEEALAAQKRKYQAPIATVIEKLENYYPAEEYHQQYLEKNPGGYCHISFATLHQPIAETDTSRYRKPELAELKKNLSPIQFRVTQESHTEPPFQNEFWNHHEPGIYVDIVTGAPLFLSADKFDSGCGWPSFTRPVDEKVLKEVADLKYGMSRVEVRSTVGDSHLGHVFPDGPKERGGLRYCINSAALRFIPLKEMEKEGYGAYVSHVE from the coding sequence ATGCCTGATAATCCCAACCTGGGGGTTGACTTTGATCCGACTGCCCTTAAGGATATCTGGTTTGCCGGGGGATGCTTTTGGGGAGTAGAGGCCTATTTTGCCCGGATTTACGGAGTGGCGGAAACTTCCGTGGGCTATGCCAACGGGAAAACGGAAAATCCCTCATATTATGATTTATCATCCAGCGGCCATGCCGAGACGGTGCATCTCAGGTATGATCCGGAACGGGTCAGTTTGAAAACCTTGCTGCACCACTTTTTTCTCATTATTGATCCCACCACCTTCAACCGCCAGGGTCCCGATGTGGGGACTCAGTACCGCACCGCCATCTATTATCAGAAGGAAGAGGATCGTCCGGTGCTGGAAGAAGCTTTAGCTGCTCAGAAAAGAAAATATCAGGCGCCTATTGCCACCGTGATCGAAAAATTAGAGAACTATTACCCGGCAGAAGAATATCACCAACAATACTTAGAGAAGAATCCAGGGGGATATTGCCATATCAGCTTTGCCACTTTGCATCAGCCGATAGCAGAAACAGATACATCCCGGTATCGTAAGCCTGAGCTCGCGGAATTGAAAAAGAATCTTTCCCCGATACAATTTCGGGTGACCCAGGAAAGTCATACGGAGCCGCCCTTCCAAAATGAGTTTTGGAACCATCATGAACCGGGGATCTATGTGGATATTGTGACCGGAGCGCCTCTCTTTCTATCCGCGGATAAATTTGATTCCGGCTGTGGATGGCCCAGCTTTACCCGCCCAGTGGATGAAAAGGTGTTAAAAGAGGTGGCTGATCTTAAGTATGGTATGAGCAGGGTGGAAGTACGAAGCACGGTTGGGGATTCTCATTTAGGCCATGTCTTTCCTGACGGGCCGAAGGAAAGAGGGGGTTTGCGATATTGTATCAATAGTGCTGCCCTGCGTTTTATTCCTTTAAAGGAAATGGAAAAGGAAGGCTATGGCGCATATGTCTCTCATGTTGAATAG